The Arachis ipaensis cultivar K30076 chromosome B05, Araip1.1, whole genome shotgun sequence nucleotide sequence tatacatagtattcaattatttttaataactTCGATCCTCCCCACCTTAGTTATCTATCCAAGTGGCTACTATTTTTGAGTATTTTCGTCTTTTCATCCACCGTTTCAAGGGTTCCTTTGTAATTCTCATGCTTGCTATAAGACAAATTATAAACTTACTACTTAGCCGTACATGGATCATCAGATATCCAGAAAAGTGGACTGGATCATTGGAAAAGtttctaatattttaaatatcaaaTATCAACCACAAATGTATAGGGATTAGTGAAGTGACGTGACACCATTGTCATTAGAAATGAGGTGAGATTAGAATCTGACATTGATTAGACTAGAATAGAAggacaatttaaaaatttttgatagATTTGTAGGGTTTGAGTAGTTTTATATATGAAATATTATCTTTTATAATTACAAGTTAGCTTTAGTTCTTTTATAGCTAAATTTATCAGCGTCATACTCTTTTATGATCAGTTTTAATACTTTactccaattcaaaacataaaataataaacaaGAGAGAACCACCTAAAAATTTATTCCCCTGTTAAAAAAAAAGTCTAAGTAAAATGGATCGCAAGTACATATAATAGAAGGCCAGATTCCATATATCACATATGTGATCATTAGACCAAGCCTTCATTTGAAGAAAGAAATATCAGAGTCCAAAGAATAAGAAATGAAACATACTTACATACACCACAGTGCCACTAAACCTTGGCACCAGGTTCCTCAAATCATCTCTGATCTTTCACCTTTCAGCTTTTTTCCATTGTCAATTTTTCTCTTAGCAACTGTCTCTCTGCTGTAAAATGAAATCTGAAATTTCAGCTTTTACTGCACGAATTTGCTCTTCAAgttctcttttcttttcctccAAAGATGCCAACTTAGCACACAAAGACAAGTCTACAACTTCAAGTTCCTCCTTCACTTTCAAAGTGTTGGCACTTTCTATTCTTTCTAGAGAACGTGTATGACAAAACTCTGCTTGGTTTTCATTAAACTGACATATGACTTGTGCATTTGATTGAGCTTGAATAACCGACACTTGTTTGCTTCTATCAACATTAGTATCTTCTGAAAATGGAGGCTCTAATGAACCATTGACTTGTCCACTAGTGATTTTTTCAACCACTTGTTCTGTGTTGTCTTTTCTTGCAGATGCAGTGATATTTGACTCCTGCAAGGAGAAAAAAGAGATGGTAAGTAATATGATTAACATAACTCCACAGGCACTATTTACTATACAAGACATTCAAATTACTTGGACTAAAATGGACAGTTTTAAAAGCTTTCCAACTAATTCAACAACATTTACCGGATTTGAATTCTCCAGCTGATATATTCTTTGAATGCCATGGCATACTAGCAAATCTTTGTCTCGTGTCGTAATGATGACTCTAGTTCCACGGCCGAACCAATCAGGTTTTCCAGCAAGAGCTTGTAACTGCTCTATCTTGTCAACATCATCTAGAATCAAAAGGATCTTCTTTTGTTGGAGCCAGTGCTGTATATTTGAAATTCCTTGTTCAACGCTTGTTGATTTGAGATTCTTCCTTTCGAATATGTTGGAAAGAAGTATATCTTGAAGATGTACTAAACCATGCTTATATGAATTTTCTCTCACATTTTCCAGAAAACATATACTTTCAAAACCATTAGCAATCAAATGATAAATTGCATGAGCTATTGTTGTTTTTCCTGATCCACCATTTCCATGAATCCCTATCATGTGGACACCATCATAGCCATCAGAGAATATAAGCGATTTTACTTTCGACACTTGAGACTCTAGTCCAATTGGATAGTCAGCAACAGGTAAAGCAACACGTTTAATCTCCTTTGACACCACTCCAACAATCTTTGCAATAAACTCATGTTCATATTTTTTTCTGCCCAATATGTAAGACAACTGTATGTCATGccaatattttctattttaaattttagtaacTGGACAAATAAAAGAACAATGAAAGAAAATATAGTGAGGTACCCTTTGAAACAAAAGCCAGTAAAGTTAGCTGCTTCATGCAAAGCACGCTTCCATTTTTCGACTTTTGATTTGTCATCCTTGAACTTTTCCTCGTGTTTAGCCATTGCTTCCCCATAACTACCTGTCTGTCGTCGCACATCATTGGTATCTACCTCATAGAAAACTGGCAAAACAAACTGGTCATCAGACTCATGGCACTCCAAGATCTTGACAAGTTCATCCAAGCAGTAAGTAGAATCAGCATAGTTCTGAGAGAACACAATGATGGCAATCCTGGAGCCTTGAATTGCCTGAATAAGTGTTCTTGATATATCATTCCCTCTGTGAAGGCCTACATCATCCATGAAGGTGTGGATTTTGTTGTCGCGGAGAGCTTTGAAGAGACTGCCAGTGAAACAATAGCGAGTATCACAGCCTCTGAAGCTGAGAAACACATGATATTGGTATTGCCTTGAGACAGAAAAAGTTGATGCTGAATCAAAGGAAGCTTGCACTTGGGACTCTGGTCTCACTGGGTAATCAGCAACAACAGGTAACATGTCCTCTTTAATAATTGCTAACACCTGTTTAGTGATCTTTTCAATAAATTCGTACTCAAATTCATCCCTGCACAATATAAGAGCACTTGTGCTCAACCAGGCTAATGCACAAGATGCCCATTATTAGATATAAACTAACCATATTATTCTACCTAATCACTTTAATTATTAAGTGAAATAGTTTCATGATGTGATATCATAGGTGAAAACTCAAGTGCagttaacttcacgtgaagttgatagatgAGAGCTGATCGATGATAAGTTAATCAAACTTGTAAAATTATTTAACGAGCTATCAATTTCACATGAAATTAACTACACCTCAGTTTCCACCGATATTAGATTATCAAGgaccaaaaaatataaaatcatatcCTTAGTTCCTTACTACCACGCTTAAAGTTCAAAGACATAAAAAGAGTAAATGTCCTATTTATTGCTAAATCAAGAAACAATTTCAAGAACTAAATTAGCATTTACTGTATAACAATGCAAAGTAACAAAATAATAATGAAGTTACCCTTTGTAATGCAAGCCGGATAAGTTGGCTGCGTCACGAAGAGCGGCTCTCCATATTGGTGCTNNNNNNNNNNNNNNNNNNNNNNNNNNNNNNNNNNNNNNNNNNNNNNNNNNNNNNNNNNNNNNNNNNNNNNNNNNNNNNNNNNNNNNNNNNNNNNNNNNNNGCTTTCTCATAGCTACCTCTCTGATGCCGCACGTCACCGGGATCCACCAAATAGAAAATCGGCAGAACAAACTGGCCATAACGTTGAGAGCACTCCAGTAGCTTCACAAGTTCCCTCAACAAGAAAGAAGTATCAGCATAATGCTCTGAGAACACAACGATGGCAATCCTCGAGCTTTCAATTGCCCGAGCAAACGTTTGTTGGATTTTGTTGCCACTGATAAGATCCTCAAGATCCATGAAGGTGCGGATTCCTTTTTCACAGAGAGCTTTGTGGAGATAGCCGGTGAAACCGTAGCGAGTTTCAGGGCCTCTGAAGCTGAGGAACACATCGAATTCCCATTCCTTCAAGGTAGAAGAAGAGTTGCCAGATTCTTGCAGAGTAGCCATTGGAGCTGTTTTAATGTGAGTTTGGTTTTCGGTGTCTGGGTCTCAAATCAATGGAATCATTTTTAAAATAAGGTTCGTTTTATAATGCACCATGTAAAACAATTGGTTTAGGGAAGCTACCTTCTCGTTTCTTGTTAAGGCATCTTGTTTAGTCATCATGCAACTTGGAATCTTTTAATATACAATATTTGTGCTTAGTCCAACTTAGCGGCAGAAAATATATATAAAGAATCAGAGGTTTTTACACTTCACAAATCACACTACTCCTCACCTTCGTGGTGGTTTTCCTTGAACGGATGAtgtattttttattcatattcTAGAGAGCAGCAAATATGGTGCTTGATGCACTCTACTCATATGTAATTAACTCCAACTCCAATCATGTGCCTCTGCATAAGAAACTAAATGTTTTAATAAAAGTTCAACTTAGTCACTAAAATTTCAAATGCAATTTAGTGTGATCTTTAAAAGGTAAAATATGTCAATTAAATctttatgattattttttttatggcAAATTTAGTAACAGTTAGTCAATCTTACTATTATCTTCTTGTCATTTTTCATTCCtaattagtttcaactttcaacATAATTACATGGAACACAAGTTTGACATGGAAACTTATATAGGTAGGCCCTTCCACGCGGTTTAGATATGTGATACATTCTAATAATCTAACGTAATAGACTAATAGTTAGTACTTAGTACATTCTTACATAAAAATAACTTATTTTCTTAGTTGGCTCTACCCTTCTATCTTTTCCTCTCTTCACttattcttcttttaatttttaatagatatatttatttgatttaccTCTTTTGCAACTCATATTTTATGACACTGGTTTTTCTCTTTCTCTACATCAAGTTTTAGTTGGAGATTATTACCGTCACTATCTTTATTGCCAATTTTTATGTGATTCATGGTATTTTGGTACAAATTGCGACAACAAAATGATCCAGAATATGTCACTCAATTGGTAAATTCATGTAACTATTTGTGATTGATGGAAGCTGAATGTTGTTCCTCTTCCATGTACTGGTTGTTAGTTTCACTATCTAGTTCTAACTCCTCAGCATAGTCGTGCAAATCATGAAGATTTTCCAAGAGCTGAACTACATTGGGAAAATATTTAGCTAATAGTNNNNNNNNNNNNNNNNNNNNNNNNNNNNTCAGTCCAGTGAACAAGAAATGAAAAGTACACGTGTCACTGAAACTCAATAATCGTAAATATAGTACAGGATATGCTTCTACAAATACACTTTAATAACCACCCTATTTTAGTTAACATGAACCTGAATAATGCTAACGCCCTCCAATGACTTGCACATGGTTCTGCAAATTAGCCCTTTCAATTTTTACACTGTCAAACACTTCTCTTTTTCTCTTAGGCTCTTAGCAACTGTGTCTTTGATTCCGCTTGAATAACAGAAGCTTGTTTTCTCCTTTCAAGACTAATATTTTCAGAAACTAGGGGCTCCAACGAACCATTGACTTGATCACCGAAAGTGCTTTTTTCACCCAGTTGTTCTCTGTTGTCCTTTCCAGCTGATGCACTGATATTTGACTCCTGAGAGTAGGAAATGAGATGGTAAGATAAAAGATTAACAGTTTCAAATGTCTaatttgcagaaaaaaaaagggttaaaatTTCCTTATTGTGGATCCTTTTATACTGATCCAAGGAAGATTGCCACTTCTATATGCTTCTACCAAGCAAGTTGGTCCATTTGAACATCATACTAAGTAATTCAAGAATATTTACCGAATTTGAATTCTCCATCACATATATTCTTTCAATCCCATGGCTTTCTAGTAAATGTTTGTCCCGGGTTGTAACGATGACTCTAGTTCCACGGCCAAACCAATCAGGTTTTCCAGCAAGAGCTTGTAATTGTTCTATCTTGTCAACATCATCTAGAATCAAAAGGGTCTTCTTCTTTTGTTGGAGCCAGTGCTGTATTGTTGAAATTCCATGTTCAATGTTTCTTGATTTGAGATTCTTCCTTTCAAAAATGTTGGAAAGAAGTATGTTTTGAAGATGTACTAAACCATGCTTATATGAATTTTCTCTCACATTTTCAAGAAAACATATACTTTCAAAACCATTAGCAATCAAATGATAAATTGCATGAGCTATAGTTGTTTTGCCTGATCCACCATTTCCATAAATCCCTACCATGTGGACACCATCATAGCCATCGGAGAATAAAAGCGACTTTACTTCTGACACCTGAGACTCTAATCCAATTGGATAATCAGCATGTAAAGAGACACATTTAATCTCCCTTGACACTACTTCAACGATCTTCCCAATAAACTCGTGTTCATATTTATTCCTGCTCAATACATAAGACAACTACATGTGCTAAGTCATACCTATTTGAAATTGTAGTTATTGGACAAATAAAGGAATAGTGAAAAAGATGGTAAGGTACCCTTCGAAAACAAAGCCAGTAAAATTAGCTGCTCGATGCCCGAGCAAATGTTTGCTGGATTTTCTTGCCACTAACAAGATCCTCGAGATCCATGAAGGTGTGGATTTCCTTTTCACAAAAAGCTTTGTGGAGATAGCCAGTGAAACCGTAGCGAGTTTCATCGCCTCTGAAGTTGAGGAAGACGTGGGAAACTTGAGGAGGAGCCATGGGAGTTTAATTTGCAGCTCGAAAATCATTGAACTAGTTAATGAAGATAATGCTTGATCAGTTCAAGTCAGTCAACAAAACAAATGTTTTTAAATACAGTTAAGTAACCAATTAGTAATTACTTATGGAAGCCACTTTCTCATTTCCTGTTAACCATGGTGGTCAATCCCTCGCGGCGGAATAAAAGAATCGGGTGCTTTTTACACTTACTCAAATACTTACACACTTCTCAGTCCTCACCTTCGAGGTGTTTTTCCATGTCTCCATGCTGTGTTTTTATATTCTAAAATAATTTAGACTCTACAGAGCAAGAACTTTATTAAATGTATGAGGTGATTGACTCGTTGTACTCAGTGATTCACCTACAGAGCNNNNNNNNNNNNNNNNNNNNNNNNNNNNNNNNNNNNNNNNNNNNNNNNNNNNNNNNNNNNNNNNNNNNNNNNNNNNNNNNNNNNNNNNNNNNNNNNNNNNNNNNNNNNNNNNNNNNNNNNNNNNNNNNNNNNNNNNNNNNNNNNNNNNNNNNNNNNNNNNNNNNNNNNNNNNNNNNNNNNNNNNNNNNNNNNNNNNNNNNNNNNNNNNNNNNNNNNNNNNNNNNNNNNNNNNNNNNNNNNNNNNNNNNNNNNNNNNNNNNNNNNNNNNNNNNNNNNNNNNNNNNNNNNNNNNNNNNNNNNNNNNTTTTTTAAGTGTTTTGTTCTCGCATTTCAAAGATTAATTTGCATAGACTTAAACTCTATTTTTGCCAATGAACCTCGGCTCTAAtggcatatctctctctctccaccTTAAATGTCTAGGGTTCAAACTCTAAAGAATACAATTGAGAAAAAATGTAATAAAatattcagaaaaaaaaaaaactctatttAAGTGTCTATaaataaattagaatttcatcTAANNNNNNNNNNNNNNNNNNNNNNNNNNNNNNNNNNNNNNNNNNNNNNNtaaaattcaaaataaattcttaATGTGatatttgaaagaaaaaatatttaataataaaaaaaattagtcaaaataaatcaaaacttatgttgagtttgaaaaactaaatattaaattaaagtgATGAACAAATATTATAGAGTTATTTGTTTGTATAATTTTGTTGTGTTTGTGTTTAGAAAGAAATTAATTAATATGGGCCCAAGGTGCAAATAATCAAGACCCATCAATAGCAAGCCCACACATATAAACCAATTCTAATTCGGTTATAGCAACAATCTGATCCAAAATTGAATGGCTGAACCacgaaaagaaaaaaacaaataagCCCAAAGAAAAGATCCAAGCCCATTCGATGAATTCACCAAAACTCGCCATTCAAAAACTTATTCCAATaccttgaccaaaaaaaaaaaaaaaaaaaaaaaacaaactctctcttctctcctctttctctccTATCACATCACTTTCtcaacaaaaaagaaagaaagaataggAAAGTTTTGAGACTAAGTTTTGGTGAAGAACAAAAGTGTGTTACCAagttcaagcaagttttaagGCTACAACAAAAAGGAGAATTGCATTAGATCATAACATCTCAaaagttgattttttttatttgagctACACCAACAAATCGTGAAAAAATTTGCCAAGCCTCAAGCATAAATCAAGTAACCATGGAGATAATGAAGTCAAATAAGCTCAGTAGCAAATTCACGGTCCAAAATCAAACTTAgagtaaaaaaaaagatttacGGTCAAAATCAAAGAAGATTGAAGAAAAAGGATAAAAAAGAAGGTAAGCTGCATGTCAAAGATTCGGCTTACTCTCTCTTTATTCTGATGTGCCGCTGCAAAGTTTGATactgaagaagaagacagtaaagAGGTTGAAATTGCTTCAATCTTGGAAGCTTCACTCTTTTAAAATAAAGGTGAATGGCCAAGGGTTGAGGTTAAGAGAGAAAAACAGAGCACTTAGTTCGGTTCCTATAGCTACCTGAGCTTGTtctaagttcttctccttcatggttttatgttgtatttctttttctcaatttagtctgtctgagtctcattgaaaaagataaatatgatgagatttgtaagaaaaaaccaatgaaagaaaaaaaaaacaatgagttAAACTTGGAGAAAAAGTCATAAATTATCTCAAAAAtactttgtatgtttttctgttttGTGTCATGATTCTAAAAAAAATTCTCTTACAAGTTGGATTAACACTTGACTGTTAGAATCTGAATTTGTTCCAGATATAATTTAGCATATTCTAAGGAGAATTAGTGAATGTAATCCATTGAACGATAATCACAGTTGTGATCGAGACTAAATATAAACTATATTGTATTAAGTAGCTGAATCATGATATATTTGTGTGCAATTTTCAATTCTCTACCCTATCTCTGTCTCGGTAATTTCATTCCTAATCAATTTCAGCATAATTATATGGAAGTATGGAACGCAAGTTTGACATGAAAACGTATCTAGAAGGTAGGTTTTTCCACGCGGTTTAGATATGTGATACGTTCTAACGTAATAGTTAGTACattcttaaataaataaaaaaaaagtaaacttATTTTCTTAGTTGGCTCTACCCTTCTATCTTTTTCTCTCTTCAGTCTTCActtattctttttttaatttcttctagATATATTTGCTTGCTTTTCCATTTTGCAATTCAGACATTTATGACTGTGGTTTTTCTCTTTCTATACATCAAGTATTAGTTGCAGATAATATCACTATAATTTATTGGCGATTTTATATGCGATTCATGATATTTTGGAACGTGAACAAATTGCTACAACAAAATGATACAGAAAATGCCGCCTAATTGATAAATTCATGTAACTATGCTTTCAACTTGGCATTTTTTTCCACTGTCAAACGCTTTTTTTCTCTTTGCAACTGTCTTTCTTTGGAATTCTGTTATCTGGTCATTAATGGCACGGATTTGCCCTTCAAGTTCTCGCTTCTTTCGCTTCAACGATTCCAACTGAACACCTACAGACTTCTCAAACACATCGACTTCCATGAAGTTTTCAACATTAGCTTCAGTTTCTGCTTTGACTTTTGAATTGTTGCGTTGGTTGTCTTGGAGAAGAGACTCTGCTTCTGCAAACAAATtgaaacctgtttcttccacaaGTTGAAACAT carries:
- the LOC107641418 gene encoding uncharacterized protein LOC107641418; the encoded protein is MGLQPSHSSSSFSWHWEYDVFLNFRGPDTRYGFTGYLYKALCDKGIRAFMDFGDIHRGNEISASLMKAIEASRIAILVFSKNYAESSYCLNELVKIMECSQRHGQFVLPVFYGIDPSVVRHQKGIYEEALAKTGRTFEHAMDRVQRWRTAMADAANLSGLHFKGDGYGYEFVEKIVEQVSRVIKRVGDYPIELESQEQASYSSLAPSSSNGWKYDVFLSFRGTDTRFGFTGNLYNVLCGKGIHTFMDDEALHRGNEISGTLDKAIEGSKIAILVFSKNYAYSSYCLDELVKIMKCSQSHSQCVLPVFYNVDPPHVRHQHGSYEEALAKHEERFSDVAPIWRAALRDAANLSGLHYKGDEFEYEFIEKITKQVLAIIKEDMLPVVADYPVRPESQVQASFDSASTFSVSRQYQYHVFLSFRGCDTRYCFTGSLFKALRDNKIHTFMDDVGLHRGNDISRTLIQAIQGSRIAIIVFSQNYADSTYCLDELVKILECHESDDQFVLPVFYEVDTNDVRRQTGSYGEAMAKHEEKFKDDKSKVEKWKRALHEAANFTGFCFKGKKYEHEFIAKIVGVVSKEIKRVALPVADYPIGLESQVSKVKSLIFSDGYDGVHMIGIHGNGGSGKTTIAHAIYHLIANGFESICFLENVRENSYKHGLVHLQDILLSNIFERKNLKSTSVEQGISNIQHWLQQKKILLILDDVDKIEQLQALAGKPDWFGRGTRVIITTRDKDLLVCHGIQRIYQLENSNPESNITASARKDNTEQVVEKITSGQVNGSLEPPFSEDTNVDRSKQVSVIQAQSNAQVICQFNENQAEFCHTRSLERIESANTLKVKEELEVVDLSLCAKLASLEEKKRELEEQIRAVKAEISDFILQQRDSC
- the LOC107644629 gene encoding TMV resistance protein N-like isoform X1, with protein sequence MIFELQIKLPWLLLKFPTSSSTSEAMKLATVSLAISTKLFVKRKSTPSWISRILLVARKSSKHLLGHRAANFTGFVFEGNKYEHEFIGKIVEVVSREIKCVSLHADYPIGLESQVSEVKSLLFSDGYDGVHMVGIYGNGGSGKTTIAHAIYHLIANGFESICFLENVRENSYKHGLVHLQNILLSNIFERKNLKSRNIEHGISTIQHWLQQKKKTLLILDDVDKIEQLQALAGKPDWFGRGTRVIVTTRDKHLLESHGIERIYVMENSNSESNISASAGKDNREQLGEKSTFGDQVNGSLEPLVSENISLERRKQASVIQAESKTQLLRA
- the LOC107644629 gene encoding uncharacterized protein LOC107644629 isoform X2, whose amino-acid sequence is MIFELQIKLPWLLLKFPTSSSTSEAMKLATVSLAISTKLFVKRKSTPSWISRILLVARKSSKHLLGHRAANFTGFVFEGNKYEHEFIGKIVEVVSREIKCVSLHADYPIGLESQVSEVKSLLFSDGYDGVHMHWLQQKKKTLLILDDVDKIEQLQALAGKPDWFGRGTRVIVTTRDKHLLESHGIERIYVMENSNSESNISASAGKDNREQLGEKSTFGDQVNGSLEPLVSENISLERRKQASVIQAESKTQLLRA